ataatttagtaaatagtAACAATTAACTGTTcgatacatataaaatataacaccataaggttaggttagattatagCATTATAATCTATGGTATAACTCaccaaaatattaactttatttgATCATCAACTGAAATATatcattactataattataatgagaATTGTGATGGCCATTCCtccatatagtatatacctatcttCTTTTAATCTCTTTTCAATGTATTTCATAGTTGTATTGGAAAGCCTAAGTGAACCAAAAATTCCAGTCAAACGATTTCGGGTGCTTGTTAGTCGATCACGTTGTTCACGCAAACTTTGTAGTATACTGGCACCAGATCCTAATAAATCATCAACTCCTCGATTGGCTCCCTGAAGTAAACAatacgatttattttaatttttatatttatttataatataaaaagtacttGTAGTGAGTTTTGATGTTGTATTGAACTATcgattaatattgttgtatcatTCATGTCTGAATTTCTTGTAAACCGACGATTTAACAGCTCTTCACGTTCCTGCTCAACTCTCAATCTCCTCAGCTGATTTTGTTGATGTGTTCTTAATGCtgactaatatatatttacaaattttaaatttgataaaaattaaaaattgtttaataaatattgcattaaccTGCAAGTGCTGATAATCGTATTTGAGTTGATCCACACGTAGTTTGGCATTGTTGCGTCTGGAAACAGGTTCTTTGTGCACAAGAATGTCTAGGTGTTCGCAATTTCTAAATAAGATATACAATTTAGTAAAC
The Metopolophium dirhodum isolate CAU chromosome 7, ASM1992520v1, whole genome shotgun sequence DNA segment above includes these coding regions:
- the LOC132949600 gene encoding probable Golgi SNAP receptor complex member 2, whose amino-acid sequence is MENLYHQTNRLILETQELFHRLESSKSELVEADVQSRILTISQNCEHLDILVHKEPVSRRNNAKLRVDQLKYDYQHLQSALRTHQQNQLRRLRVEQEREELLNRRFTRNSDMNDTTILIDSSIQHQNSLQGANRGVDDLLGSGASILQSLREQRDRLTSTRNRLTGIFGSLRLSNTTMKYIEKRLKEDRYILYGGMAITILIIIIVMIYFS